The Aminivibrio pyruvatiphilus sequence CGCATCGGCGGAGCGGGTGGCTCAGGGTTCCGAGGATCTTGCGAAACTGTCGGTGGAACTGCGGAAGCTGGTAGAGCGTTTCCGGTTCGACCACGGAACGGAGAGCCGGGGGCTGGTCCCCGCTGCACACAAGCCTGTCCGCGGGAAAAAATAACCGTCCCCCTGCGTGAGAATTAAGAGACTGAGGCGGAGATTCTTTCCGCCTCAGTTTCTTTTTGCAGGGAACCGGCGGTCCTCTTCTCCTGATCCCGACAATGAAGTGTTCATCGGGATTCAGGGAATCAGGAAGCCGGAAATCGACACCGAAGAGGCGTGGGAGCCGGCGGTCCTGTCTCCGGTTCACCTTTTTTCTGTTCCTTTATCAAACTCACCGGCATATTTCCATGAAGAAAAAACTTTTTGAGAGCTTTTCCATTTTTAGGAGTTGCCGGAGAGAAGACTGCAGGTGTAAAATGAATCCGAATTTTCAAGTGTTCCGTGTTTTTATTCCCTGAAATACCACCTCATAAACCCCGAGAATCACGGAGCTTCACAGGATATGCAAGAATGCACCGCATCCAAAGGAGGACGAAAGAGATGAGCAGTTTCGGAAACATGAACACCAGGAGCAAAATCCTGGCGCTGGTGGCGGTGATGGCGGTGCTTCTCGGTTCGGTAGGGTACATAGGGTACGTTTCCGAGAAAGAGGCGGTGGAGGATATGGGGGTACTCTACGCTGACTCCCTCGTCCCCATCGCCCTGGTCTACGACAGCCTCGTCCACGGCAGGGCCATCCAGGCGAACCTCTACGCCCTCATGCTCACCACCGACGAAAAGGAGAACCAGGCACTGCTCGCCGACAATCAGAGGCGCAGGGACACGGTGGACAGCAATATCGCCGCCTACGAAAAAACCAACCTCACGGATTTTGAAAAAGAACACCTTCCGAAGGCGAAGGAGTTTCTGATGCAATACCGCCCTCTTCTCGCAAAAGCCACGGAACTGGCAGTAGCGAACAAAAACGCTGAAGCCTACGAACTCTTCAAAACCCAGGCCCTTCCGGTCTTCGCCAAGTACCAGGCGGAGATGCGGGCCCTGGGGGAGTTCAACAGAAAGAACGCGGAGGAGGTCTTCAGGGAGAATCAGCGGCAAGCCCAGCTGGCCCTTCGCCTCATCCTCTGGATCTCCATCGGCGCTGTTATCCTTGCCGTACTTTTAGGCCTCTTCATAGCCTCCCGGATCGCGGGGCCCCTCAACCGTCTCCGGGCAGGGGTAGAGCAGTTCGCCGGCGGCAACCTCACGGTTGCCTTCGAGGCGAAAACAAAGGACGAAATCGGCCGTATGGGCGCAGCCCTTGAGGAAATGGGGGAAAAGCTCCGGGACTCCATGAAGGCCATCGCCGCGGCCGCCGAGCGCCTGGGAAGCAACTCCGAGGAGTTCTCCGCCCTCGCGGAGGAATCCAACGCCGGGGTGGAGGAATCCAGGGCCGGTGTGGACGACGTCACTTCCCAGATGGAAAGCCTGGCCGCAGCAAGCCAGGAAATCAACGCCTCCGTGGAGGAAGTGGCCAGCGGCGCCCAGTCCTCCGCCCAGAAGAGCACCGAGATGGCCACAGAAGTGGAGCACGCCCGCATGGCGGGGGAAGAGGGCATGAAGGCCGTCAACCAGGTGGTGTCGAGCGTGGCCGGAGTGGCCTCCGAATCGGAGCAGGCGGCGAAGGAAGTGAAGAGCCTCGGCGACCGTGCCCGGGAGATCCAGAGCTTCGTGTCCCAGATCGGCGGCATCGCCGACCAGACCAACCTTCTGGCCCTGAACGCCGCCATCGAAGCGGCCCGGGCCGGAGAGGCCGGACGGGGGTTCGCCGTGGTGGCGGAAGAAGTGCGGAAGCTCGCCGAGGAGAGCAACGAGGCGGCGAAGAAGATCGCGGAGCTTGCGGGGATGATTACAAAGGATCTGGACCAGGTGGTCTCCGCGGCGGAAAAGAGCGCGAAGAACTCCCACGCCTCGGCGGGGCTTGCCGAGGGAACCCGGAAGACCATAGGGAAGATGATGGAGGCGCTGTCGAAGATATCGTCAGCCACCCAGGACCTTGCGGCTGTCTCGGAGGAACAGGCGGCGTCGAGCGAGGAGATCGCCGGGGCTGTGCAGAACATCGCGTCCCGTGTCAGCGCCGCCGCGGCTTCGTCTGACATGGTCCGGGGACAGATGGCGGAGGTTGCGACGTCGGCGGAACGGGTGGCCCAGGGGTCCGAAGAACTGGCAAACCTTTCCATGGAGCTGCGCAAGCTGGTGGGGTACTTCCGGTTCGAGCACGAAGGGGAAAAACGGGGGCTGGTCCCCGCTGCACACAAGCCTGTCCGCGGGAAAAAATAACCGTCCCCCTGCGTGAGAAGTGAAAAAGGCTGAGGCGGAGATTCTTTCCGCCTCAGCCTCTTTTTGCAGGGAACCGGCGGTCCTCTTCTCCCGATGTCTCAGGAGAGAAGAAGCAGTAGGTGTTTCTCCCCCGGGACTTGGCCATGTACATTGCCAGGTCGGCGTTCTTCAGAAGGGATTTCGGGTCACGGCCGTCCCCGGGGAAGAGGCTGATGCCTATGGAGGGACTGATTCCCAGATCATTGCCGTCAATGTTGAATGTTTCGGACAGGGCAAGGATGATCTTTTCCGCCAGGCGGGAGGCGAAAGGAGCCGCGGGAAGGCCGGGAAGGACTATGATGAACTCGTCTCCTCCTATCCTTGCCACGGGGTCGGATTTCCTCACCTGCGCCCTCAGGCGGCCCGCGACCAGAACGAGGAGCCTGTCCCCCGTCTCATGCCCCAGCGTGTCATTGATGGTCTTGAAAAAGTCCAGGTCGATATAGAGAACGGCCAGCTCCTGTTTCTGAATCCCGGCCTCGGAGAGGAGCCTGTCCAGCCGTATGTCGAGAGAGCGCCTGTTGAGCAGGCCCGTCAGGGGATCTTTGTTCGCCATGGACCGGAGTTCCCGCTCCAGGGCCTTCCGGCGTTCGATGTCTTTCGCGAGAAGAGCGTTGCTCTCCTCCAGCTGCTCCGTCCTCATCCTGACCACGGACTCGAGGTTTTCGTTCTGCTTCAGCAGTTCGGCCCTCGCCTCGAAGATTCGGCTGAGCAGCTGCTCAAGGGCTCCGTATACCCGGCCGATGTCGTCGGGGCCTTTTTTTGCCCTCAGCGAGGCAATCTGCGCCATCGACAGGCTGCCTATGGAATCCGCCGTCCTGACCAGTTCGGCGAGAGGCTCCTCCACAATTCGGCGGAACAGGCGATTCTGGATGATCAGGACGCCGGCAAGCATCAATATTCCTGCCGCGGCAAGCCTGAAGACGGAGCGAAGGGTGTTGCGGAGGATGGCCCCGCGGTTGACGGACACCGCTGCAAAACCGAAGAGGGTATTATCAGTCCCCGTGATGGCATGCAGGACAACTTGCTCCATTGTGCCCTTCCCTTCCTGCAGGGTGCGGGTAACCTCGCCGCATGGAAGTTCCGGCGGAACGCCGTACCCGGCCTCACTTCCGTAGAGCAGGCGGCACTGCGTGTCATAAACAGCCGCACTCAGCAGCAGGGGGTTGTTCGCCGTGGTGCCTTCGCAGACTTCGTCAAAGGCCAGAAAATCAGTTAGGCTGAGTCCCATCCGCAGAAGCTGCCCGGCCTTGCCGGCCAGTTCCGCCGCGGCGAGCCTTGCGTGGGATGCCCCATGTTCCTGGTGGAGCCGGTAATGTATCGCTCCGCCCCCGGCGATGATGAACAGGGCCACCATGGCCGAGAACATCAGGGAGAGAAGGTTGAGTCTCCTGTGAATTCGCAGGGTACTGAGCAAACTCCAGCCGCCTTTCAGAAAGTCGCGGCGCGTCAGGCTGATCATTGATCCCAGGAAAAACCGGACAGCACCGTCGAGCCGAGCAGCAGGCCGGAACGGATCCTGATGCCGAGTTTTTTTGCCCTGGCAAGGGAGATCATCGGCCGTCCCTTTGACGATGCTTCCGGGGGAATGTCCGAAGGGGGGATTTTTTCGAGAAGAATCCTCCTGGCCATTCGTCCGGCAGCAAGTCCCTGCTCCGTTCCGCTCACGGTGAGGGCGCAGAGGGTACCCCGCTCCACCCTGGTATCCCAGAAGGAGAAATCCGGCAGGCTGCTGTTTTCCGTCACCCAGCGCAGCACCGTTTCGTAGTCGGTGAAGCCTCCCCCGTCCGCGGCAAAGCGAAAAATACCAAGGAGTCCTACGGCGTCAACGGTTTGTTCGAGGCGGCTCATGACAGTCTTGAATTCCTCGAAGCTTTCGGGCTGAATCCATTCGACCGATTCCAGTCCGAGATCCTCACAGGCGGCGACGGATTCCCCGATGCGCTGCCGGACACCTTTCCAGGTCGGATCATCGTCGGTGACCACTGCGATCCGGCGTATTTCTCCGGGCCAGATTTCCCGGAGGAGCCGAAGGGTACCGGCGAAGTGTTCCCTTTCGAAGACGCCGGTGACATTGGGCGCACCGGAAAGGCCCAAATCTCCGGGAGTCTTGTTCACTCCCGAGAAGACGAAGGGGATGGGGCCATTGACGAAATGGACCGTGACCTCGGCCTGTGCGGCATCATCAGTGACGAAGACAAGGTGAGGTCCCCAGCCTTCGATAAGCTCACGGGCTCTCTGCGCAGCCGCTCCCACGGACTCGTCGGTCTGGTTTTTCACATCCATGTCCACGGTTCTGAATTCGGCGTCCACCCCGCCAAGACCGGCTTTGAAGCCGTCAGTCTGTTCCCGGACCCAGATCCAGTCCGAGCTGTAGCTGTTCACGATGAGGATGCGGAAAGGGGCGGCTGCCGAAAAAGCAGGCAGAGCCATCGCCAGGAGAAGGCCTGCCGTGAAGGATGTTATTGAAAATGAAAACAACCGTTTTAATGCCGGGCTGCTCAAAGAAGACACCAGAAGAAACGGGAATATACATAATGTAAAATTTCTGACCGCATATCAAAAACTCCCGAAAACAAAGCTGAATTTATATAGCGAATATTTAAATTACTCCTGACAAATTGCTCCCGAAAAAGATAGCACTTTTTTCCGCAAAAATAAAGAGGGAGCTGATGCTCCCTCTGTAAAAGGGTGCCGGCTGCTTTCCCGGTCCGGAACGCTCGCCGGGCACGGGTGCTCGGACCTGCAAAAGATCCCCTCCCCTGAGGATAAAGGGAAAAAAGCCGGAGTTGGCAAATCACTCCAGCTCCGGTTTTTTATTCTGTCCGTGAAACCGGATCTGCCGCTTTGAGCGGGTCGGGAATGATTTACAGCTTTGCGATCTCCTCGTCCGCGATCTCCTTGTAGGTCTTCAGGCCCGTCACCCTGGCGGCAAGCTCGGTGAGGGGGACGATATCGTTTCTCCCGATATGCTTCAGGGTAAATTTCCTGTTCAGGCCCATCATCTGGCGCAGCCCCGCGGAAATTCTGCGGAGATAGGAGTACACGCCGATCGCCCCCGTGGATATGTCCTTCACATCGTTCCCGTAGAACTCCTTCAGCTCCCGGACGCCCTCGAAAATTTCATCCCGGGTGGAGCCGAAGGCCTGGAGATTCTTGGGGACGTTCCCTTCTTCTATCATTTTGCCGATCTGGCTGCCCGTCATGGCGGCAGCCATGGCAGCCCTGCCCACGCCCACGAGGCCGATATAGGGCGCACCGAGGGCCAGCCCCTTGTATATCTGGTCTTCCAGGGCGAAACCTCCCGCTATGACGACCTGGGGCAGAGGGTAGTTTTTCTCGTCCATTTTCTTCAGCATGTCAAAGAGCAGGCTCTCCATATAAACGGTAGGAATTCCCCATTCATTCATCATCTTGGCGGGGCTGCTGCCCGAGCCGCCCCCGCCGCCGTCGAAGGTGACCATGTCGACGCCGGCTTGTGACGCGGCCTTGAGGATTCGGAGGAGATCCCGGGGATCGAAGGGACCGACTTTGAAGCAAACCCTCTCCGCTCCCAGCTTTCTGAGTTCCGCAACCCTCTGCACCAAAAAGTCTTCGTCCCAGAAAGGAAGCTGCCCCAGCCGCTCAAAGACCTGACCGATGCCCTTTCGATGGTTTTCCGCCACTTGGGGGTCAGAGGGGTCGGGATAGACCAAATATCCTCTTTTCCTGAACTTCAGGGCCTCCCCGAAATCCGTAATGCGGTTCATTCCCTGGATGCCCTTCGAGCCCTGGCCGAATTTCAGCTCCACGGATTTTACGCCCAGCCTGGTGATTCCGTAGTCGAGGGCTTTATGCCTCTCGTCGTCGTAATTGGCCTGGAGGATGATGTCGCCGTATCCCCGGTGGAGTCTGCGGAAAGCCGACAGCATTGCCTCCATTAAAGGAGAGGACTGGACGAGCCCGTTTTCAAGGACGAGATCCCCGTCCTTCGCTATAACGTCTTCACCTATCACCACGGCGACGCCGGCCAGGGCTGCTCCCGCGTAGTAGTCCTGCCAGTTGAGTTTTGCCATGGCGGGAAAGACGATGGGGGCGGTCAGGTTCACTTTGTTTTTCAGCCCGAAGGCGGCATCGAGCTTTACCTTTGCCCAGGCCGCGCTTTCGGCGTTTTCATCCGTTCCGAAGGCGCCGAAGACCCGGCCGTTGATGTTGAAGTGGGAAAAATCCAGGGGGTAGTTCTTTTCCGAGGCGAACTGGTTGATATTCGTCCTGTAGGGGTAGATGGCCTCGGTTCCCCTCACTGCGGACAATCCGATCTCGCAGGGCCCGATGCAGTCTGCGGCGCAGACAGTGCACATTCCGGAGAAAGGGGAGACGTTATCGGGCGTACGCATTCTGGTGTTCGTCATGGAACTTCCTGCGGGGGGGCTGTATGTCACTATGAAAACCTCCTTCAATATTTTTTTTGCCTGGGTACACCGTGGAGTGAAAAAATCCGGTTCGGAGACAGCCGTCACACTTTTTTCCAATCACCTTCTCACCTTTTTTCCGAAAGGGACGATGTTATTTTT is a genomic window containing:
- a CDS encoding GGDEF domain-containing protein, whose translation is MISLTRRDFLKGGWSLLSTLRIHRRLNLLSLMFSAMVALFIIAGGGAIHYRLHQEHGASHARLAAAELAGKAGQLLRMGLSLTDFLAFDEVCEGTTANNPLLLSAAVYDTQCRLLYGSEAGYGVPPELPCGEVTRTLQEGKGTMEQVVLHAITGTDNTLFGFAAVSVNRGAILRNTLRSVFRLAAAGILMLAGVLIIQNRLFRRIVEEPLAELVRTADSIGSLSMAQIASLRAKKGPDDIGRVYGALEQLLSRIFEARAELLKQNENLESVVRMRTEQLEESNALLAKDIERRKALERELRSMANKDPLTGLLNRRSLDIRLDRLLSEAGIQKQELAVLYIDLDFFKTINDTLGHETGDRLLVLVAGRLRAQVRKSDPVARIGGDEFIIVLPGLPAAPFASRLAEKIILALSETFNIDGNDLGISPSIGISLFPGDGRDPKSLLKNADLAMYMAKSRGRNTYCFFSPETSGEEDRRFPAKRG
- a CDS encoding ABC transporter substrate-binding protein, with translation MALPAFSAAAPFRILIVNSYSSDWIWVREQTDGFKAGLGGVDAEFRTVDMDVKNQTDESVGAAAQRARELIEGWGPHLVFVTDDAAQAEVTVHFVNGPIPFVFSGVNKTPGDLGLSGAPNVTGVFEREHFAGTLRLLREIWPGEIRRIAVVTDDDPTWKGVRQRIGESVAACEDLGLESVEWIQPESFEEFKTVMSRLEQTVDAVGLLGIFRFAADGGGFTDYETVLRWVTENSSLPDFSFWDTRVERGTLCALTVSGTEQGLAAGRMARRILLEKIPPSDIPPEASSKGRPMISLARAKKLGIRIRSGLLLGSTVLSGFSWDQ
- a CDS encoding methyl-accepting chemotaxis protein, translating into MSSFGNMNTRSKILALVAVMAVLLGSVGYIGYVSEKEAVEDMGVLYADSLVPIALVYDSLVHGRAIQANLYALMLTTDEKENQALLADNQRRRDTVDSNIAAYEKTNLTDFEKEHLPKAKEFLMQYRPLLAKATELAVANKNAEAYELFKTQALPVFAKYQAEMRALGEFNRKNAEEVFRENQRQAQLALRLILWISIGAVILAVLLGLFIASRIAGPLNRLRAGVEQFAGGNLTVAFEAKTKDEIGRMGAALEEMGEKLRDSMKAIAAAAERLGSNSEEFSALAEESNAGVEESRAGVDDVTSQMESLAAASQEINASVEEVASGAQSSAQKSTEMATEVEHARMAGEEGMKAVNQVVSSVAGVASESEQAAKEVKSLGDRAREIQSFVSQIGGIADQTNLLALNAAIEAARAGEAGRGFAVVAEEVRKLAEESNEAAKKIAELAGMITKDLDQVVSAAEKSAKNSHASAGLAEGTRKTIGKMMEALSKISSATQDLAAVSEEQAASSEEIAGAVQNIASRVSAAAASSDMVRGQMAEVATSAERVAQGSEELANLSMELRKLVGYFRFEHEGEKRGLVPAAHKPVRGKK
- a CDS encoding glutamate synthase-related protein, with amino-acid sequence MTYSPPAGSSMTNTRMRTPDNVSPFSGMCTVCAADCIGPCEIGLSAVRGTEAIYPYRTNINQFASEKNYPLDFSHFNINGRVFGAFGTDENAESAAWAKVKLDAAFGLKNKVNLTAPIVFPAMAKLNWQDYYAGAALAGVAVVIGEDVIAKDGDLVLENGLVQSSPLMEAMLSAFRRLHRGYGDIILQANYDDERHKALDYGITRLGVKSVELKFGQGSKGIQGMNRITDFGEALKFRKRGYLVYPDPSDPQVAENHRKGIGQVFERLGQLPFWDEDFLVQRVAELRKLGAERVCFKVGPFDPRDLLRILKAASQAGVDMVTFDGGGGGSGSSPAKMMNEWGIPTVYMESLLFDMLKKMDEKNYPLPQVVIAGGFALEDQIYKGLALGAPYIGLVGVGRAAMAAAMTGSQIGKMIEEGNVPKNLQAFGSTRDEIFEGVRELKEFYGNDVKDISTGAIGVYSYLRRISAGLRQMMGLNRKFTLKHIGRNDIVPLTELAARVTGLKTYKEIADEEIAKL